From Saprospiraceae bacterium, one genomic window encodes:
- a CDS encoding gliding motility-associated C-terminal domain-containing protein, with protein sequence MLEKKIESEVSISPYYIPFVVDLDNDCIPEIVTKSYLADSLLIFDSKTVKIKWSFPKYVSYSGISNLVFVDIDNDSIPEIISHHGPSGGMFPTPIEDRLICYKTDGTVVWISDQTLNFNSISSASIGVADFNQDGIPEVYLSNKIFNATTGVQICEGGNFGNGRDYQNRFHFPISIAANLDNDSLNLELAAGYTIYKVLISNVNGLIGNQMIPINFSLNGQYLDGPTSIADINSDGILDVIVTVPGDANNAILYVYYLDTGIPRLLARATPPTSIIGSSGNYISHATIGKLRKNNLPSILLSRPNLLISYSYTGSSQLRQDWNFVTTDTSGSTGISLFDFHGDGIQEIIYRDMTKLKIINGSGNLPIVLSQADCLSPTYNEFPIVANIDNTGEAKICVMCSNSTNYSDSKLTVFGPPDGQHWAPARSVWNQYAYNPLQINDDLTVPRVQKNQATYMGGKYNNFMQQESLLDSNGYYKVPAASLTGLIHCVDYDPLTNRFTVSFDLHNRRDASRLADSGLPVSFYASNPENVGDTLGVYYTGQAIFPGDTLRDLSFSFVADSSIRSIYLVVNTRRNGAGVFDSTHFDQPECDYTDNFYYTIELPQIRRDTQNVCEGSGYVFYDTTIYDAGRYHHVQENQSGCDSLIVLLDLSLSQTIHRQSSIEVCDQYNWNGKTLSQSGIYSDTSLTQFGCDSIHSLNLTINLSTNETQNISACDQYDWNGQTYTASGTYSHIGQTVHGCDSMVRLNLTIHPSENIEISQQACHEYFWNGNHYTTSGKYTFQTQSQYSCDSTVILNLTIDTVIRQQISHQACDRYQWNGNTYTQSGIYAFTASTQNGCDSIVSLNLEILQSSNSTENVNSCDAYTWNGNTYTQSGNYEFKTQNRNGCDSIATLQLTILQSTQSLSQVSTCDLYSWNGNTYTQSGNYEFKSQNSEGCDSTAVLELVILPSHQLSITHSACDRYVWNGMTYDQSGNYSFSTKNQFGCDSSISLDLEILKSSSANISLSTCDSLVFDGQVLKESGIYPFKISNQAGCDSTIHLNLSILSSRQIDSVSSCDPFLWNQDGQNYTQSGHYQKNFINSAGCDSLFILNFVRLPEYSSQEKIELCDPYFWPVANKLLDQSGIYTELLKTHRGCDSSITLDLLIHSKFIHTDSVISPSDYLWPVNNHTYSSSGIYEEKYSSGFGCDSIHRLVLLIQNETGIYYPNVLIPGGISGGFTIYDNLHSIASIATLSIYDRWGSLVWQKHNLSPNDPTQGWDGRFKNQPVLPGVYTWHAQLALKDGGYLTVKGDLTVLR encoded by the coding sequence ATGCTTGAAAAAAAAATTGAAAGTGAAGTATCAATTAGCCCTTATTACATTCCATTTGTTGTTGATTTAGACAATGATTGTATTCCTGAAATTGTGACTAAATCATATTTAGCTGATTCTTTATTGATTTTTGATTCTAAAACAGTCAAGATTAAATGGAGTTTCCCAAAATATGTAAGCTATTCAGGAATCTCTAACTTAGTTTTTGTTGATATCGATAACGATTCTATCCCGGAAATTATCAGTCATCATGGACCTTCTGGTGGAATGTTTCCAACTCCAATTGAGGATAGGCTGATTTGTTATAAAACTGATGGAACTGTTGTTTGGATATCTGATCAAACATTAAATTTTAATTCTATTAGTAGCGCAAGTATTGGAGTTGCAGATTTCAATCAAGATGGAATACCTGAAGTTTATTTAAGTAACAAAATATTCAATGCGACAACTGGGGTTCAAATTTGTGAAGGTGGTAATTTTGGAAATGGTAGAGATTATCAAAATAGATTCCATTTCCCAATTTCAATAGCGGCAAATTTGGATAATGATTCATTAAATCTTGAATTGGCTGCTGGATATACTATTTATAAAGTTCTTATAAGTAATGTGAATGGACTGATCGGAAACCAAATGATTCCAATTAATTTTTCTCTTAATGGGCAATATTTGGATGGGCCTACAAGTATTGCCGATATTAATTCAGATGGAATATTGGACGTTATTGTTACAGTACCAGGTGATGCAAATAATGCAATTCTGTATGTATACTATTTGGACACTGGAATTCCTAGATTACTTGCTAGAGCTACTCCTCCAACATCTATTATTGGATCTAGTGGCAATTATATTTCACACGCAACAATTGGTAAGCTCCGAAAAAACAATCTTCCGAGTATTTTATTAAGCCGCCCAAACCTATTAATTTCTTATAGTTACACTGGATCAAGTCAGCTTCGACAAGATTGGAACTTTGTTACTACTGATACTTCTGGAAGTACTGGAATATCTCTTTTTGACTTTCATGGTGATGGCATTCAAGAAATTATCTACCGTGACATGACGAAATTGAAAATTATAAATGGGTCAGGTAATTTACCAATAGTTTTAAGTCAAGCAGATTGTTTATCACCAACATACAACGAATTTCCTATTGTTGCAAATATAGACAATACCGGAGAAGCAAAAATTTGTGTAATGTGTTCAAATTCCACCAATTACAGCGATTCAAAACTAACCGTCTTCGGCCCTCCCGATGGCCAGCACTGGGCCCCAGCCCGATCTGTCTGGAATCAATACGCCTATAATCCACTCCAGATCAACGACGATCTGACGGTACCTCGCGTGCAAAAGAATCAGGCGACGTATATGGGTGGAAAGTATAACAATTTTATGCAGCAGGAGTCGCTACTCGATTCCAATGGTTATTACAAAGTTCCTGCAGCATCACTAACAGGACTGATCCACTGTGTGGATTATGATCCCCTGACAAATCGGTTTACAGTGAGCTTTGATCTGCACAATCGCAGGGATGCCTCCAGGCTCGCGGACAGCGGACTACCGGTGAGCTTTTATGCAAGCAATCCTGAGAATGTCGGTGATACCCTGGGAGTGTATTATACCGGTCAGGCGATCTTTCCCGGAGATACGCTCAGAGATCTGAGTTTTAGTTTTGTGGCAGACAGCAGCATTCGATCCATTTATCTGGTGGTGAATACCCGCAGAAATGGAGCCGGGGTTTTTGATTCGACCCACTTCGATCAACCGGAATGCGATTATACCGATAATTTCTATTACACCATCGAACTACCACAAATCCGGCGTGATACACAGAATGTCTGCGAGGGATCCGGATATGTGTTCTACGATACCACGATCTACGATGCCGGACGATATCATCACGTTCAGGAAAATCAAAGCGGCTGCGACAGCCTGATTGTCCTGCTGGATCTCAGCCTCAGCCAAACCATCCATCGCCAGTCAAGTATTGAAGTTTGTGATCAGTACAACTGGAATGGAAAGACATTATCTCAGTCAGGAATTTACTCGGATACCTCACTGACTCAATTTGGTTGTGACAGCATCCACAGTCTAAATTTAACGATTAATCTTTCTACCAACGAAACTCAAAACATCAGCGCCTGCGATCAATACGATTGGAACGGACAAACTTATACTGCATCAGGAACTTATTCTCATATAGGACAAACAGTGCATGGTTGTGACAGCATGGTAAGACTTAATCTCACCATTCACCCTTCCGAAAATATCGAAATATCCCAACAGGCCTGCCATGAGTATTTCTGGAATGGAAATCATTACACCACATCCGGTAAATACACATTCCAAACCCAATCGCAATACAGTTGCGACAGTACCGTCATTTTAAATCTGACGATAGACACCGTCATCCGACAACAAATCTCACATCAGGCCTGCGACAGATATCAGTGGAATGGAAATACCTACACCCAATCCGGAATTTATGCATTTACCGCTTCAACACAAAATGGTTGTGACAGCATCGTCAGCTTAAATCTGGAAATTTTGCAATCAAGCAATTCGACTGAAAATGTGAATTCATGCGATGCTTATACCTGGAATGGAAACACATACACACAAAGCGGAAACTACGAATTCAAAACACAGAATCGCAATGGCTGTGATAGCATCGCAACATTGCAACTGACTATTTTGCAATCCACGCAATCTCTTTCTCAGGTTTCTACCTGCGATTTATACAGCTGGAATGGAAATACTTACACCCAATCCGGCAACTACGAATTCAAATCACAAAACAGCGAAGGCTGCGACTCCACGGCGGTTTTGGAGCTTGTCATACTTCCATCCCATCAACTGTCGATCACTCATTCCGCATGCGATCGCTATGTTTGGAATGGGATGACTTATGATCAAAGTGGAAATTATTCTTTCTCCACCAAAAATCAGTTTGGTTGCGATAGCAGCATCTCCCTCGATCTCGAAATTTTAAAATCAAGTTCTGCCAATATTTCCTTATCAACTTGTGACAGTTTGGTTTTTGATGGACAGGTTTTAAAAGAAAGTGGAATTTATCCATTTAAAATCTCCAATCAGGCAGGTTGCGATTCGACCATCCATTTGAATTTATCCATTCTTTCTTCCAGACAAATCGACTCTGTTTCTTCCTGCGATCCTTTTCTTTGGAATCAGGACGGACAGAATTATACCCAATCAGGACATTACCAAAAAAACTTCATCAACTCCGCGGGTTGCGATTCTCTCTTCATACTGAATTTTGTTCGCCTTCCGGAATATTCTTCACAAGAAAAAATAGAACTTTGCGATCCCTACTTCTGGCCGGTGGCCAACAAACTCCTGGACCAATCCGGCATCTACACCGAACTATTAAAAACCCATCGGGGCTGTGACTCCAGCATCACCCTGGATCTTCTCATCCATTCCAAATTCATCCACACAGACAGCGTCATCAGTCCTTCCGACTACCTCTGGCCGGTCAATAACCATACTTATTCTTCTTCCGGAATTTATGAAGAAAAATATTCCTCCGGTTTTGGATGCGACTCCATCCACCGCCTCGTCCTCCTCATCCAAAACGAAACCGGCATTTACTATCCCAACGTCCTCATACCCGGTGGCATCAGCGGAGGATTTACCATCTACGACAATCTCCACAGCATCGCCTCCATCGCCACCCTGTCCATCTACGATCGCTGGGGCAGCCTCGTCTGGCAAAAACACAATCTCTCCCCCAACGATCCTACCCAGGGCTGGGACGGCCGCTTCAAAAATCAACCTGTCCTCCCCGGTGTCTATACCTGGCATGCGCAACTTGCGCTCAAGGATGGTGGATACCTGACGGTGAAGGGAGATTTGACGGTGCTGAGATAA
- the clpB gene encoding ATP-dependent chaperone ClpB, translating to MTYENFTMKAQDAILRAQQIAQNQEQQVVDSVHLLKGLIETDEQLVEFLFQKSSARLSKIKSELDAEIKKLPRVQSADKQYLSNEANQVLLAAKKLMQEFKDEFISLELILLAFLKTNDPASKILKSNQINFENLKQSILELRKGKNVKEPGGDEQYNALNKYAVNLNAAAESGKLDPIVGRDEEIRRILHILSRRKKNNPILIGEAGVGKTAIVEGIAWRIVEKDVPENLRDKSIFTLDLAALIAGAKYKGEFEERLKAVIKEVNESNGKIILFIDEIHSLIGAGGGSGSIDAANILKPALARGELHMIGATTLDEYQKYFENDKALVRRFQPVIIDEPSVEDTISILRGIQDKYEVYHKIAILDEALIAAAELSHRYISDRQLPDKAIDLIDEACAKLRLELDSVPDEVDEQDRKVRQLEIEREAIKRDKDNTKIKYIEEQLANAKEKLASVKAAWQAEKEIVDEVQEIKKKIDELNIQADRAERESDFGMVAKIRYGDMKEQERLLHEAEEKLKALPEGTRFTSDTVTSNDIAGVVSKWTGIPLQKMLMSEKQKLLDLESELGKRVIGQAEAVRAVSDAVRRSRAGLQDPNRPIGSFIFLGPTGVGKTELAKALAEVLFDDEKAMTRIDMSEYMESHSVSRLVGAPPGYVGYDEGGQLTEAVRTKPYSIILLDEIEKAHHDTFNILLQVLDDGRLTDNKGRIANFKNTIIIMTSNMGSEIILENFEDLEAVGDKHRTEIIETTRIEVFEKLKSTLRPEFLNRIDDKIMFLPLTREEIKKIAKLQLKGLTKNLKEQGVTFEISDKALDLLADIGFEPQFGARPLKRVIQKEVVNELAKMLLSGEIDKAEKIILDADQKGFTFNGKSTGALDKQDADRIKRLNDLTKATEDLEKAVKKQKPAKPEELN from the coding sequence ATGACTTACGAAAATTTTACCATGAAGGCTCAGGATGCCATCCTGCGAGCCCAACAAATCGCCCAAAATCAAGAACAGCAAGTGGTGGACAGTGTCCATCTTTTAAAAGGACTCATCGAAACAGACGAGCAGCTCGTTGAATTTTTATTCCAAAAATCAAGTGCAAGACTTTCGAAAATAAAATCTGAACTCGATGCTGAGATTAAAAAACTTCCGAGGGTTCAATCTGCCGACAAACAATACCTCAGCAATGAGGCCAACCAGGTATTGCTAGCAGCAAAAAAACTCATGCAGGAATTTAAAGACGAATTTATTTCGCTGGAACTTATTCTGCTGGCTTTCCTGAAAACCAATGACCCCGCTTCAAAAATTCTCAAATCCAATCAGATCAATTTTGAAAATCTGAAGCAATCCATCCTTGAATTGCGCAAAGGAAAAAATGTAAAAGAACCCGGAGGAGACGAACAATACAATGCTTTAAATAAATATGCTGTCAATCTGAATGCAGCTGCTGAATCGGGCAAACTGGATCCCATCGTCGGCAGGGACGAAGAAATCAGACGAATCCTGCATATACTTTCAAGAAGAAAGAAAAACAATCCCATCTTAATTGGAGAAGCCGGGGTGGGAAAAACCGCCATTGTAGAAGGAATCGCCTGGCGGATCGTTGAGAAAGACGTGCCCGAAAATCTGAGAGACAAGAGCATTTTCACACTCGATCTCGCGGCATTGATCGCGGGTGCCAAATACAAAGGAGAATTTGAAGAAAGGCTTAAAGCCGTCATCAAAGAAGTCAATGAGTCCAATGGAAAAATCATTTTATTCATTGACGAAATCCATTCGCTGATTGGTGCTGGAGGTGGAAGCGGCTCCATCGATGCAGCCAATATTTTAAAACCCGCTTTGGCTCGGGGAGAATTGCACATGATCGGTGCCACAACCCTCGATGAATATCAAAAATATTTTGAAAATGACAAGGCCCTGGTCAGAAGATTTCAACCGGTCATCATCGACGAACCCTCTGTGGAAGATACCATTTCTATATTAAGGGGAATTCAGGACAAATACGAAGTTTATCACAAGATCGCAATTTTGGATGAAGCATTGATTGCAGCTGCCGAACTTTCTCACCGCTATATTTCGGACCGTCAACTGCCGGATAAGGCCATCGATCTGATTGATGAGGCTTGTGCCAAATTGAGATTGGAGTTGGACAGTGTACCTGACGAAGTGGACGAACAGGACCGTAAAGTGCGACAACTTGAAATTGAAAGAGAGGCCATCAAAAGAGACAAGGACAATACCAAAATAAAATACATCGAAGAACAACTCGCCAATGCAAAGGAAAAACTCGCTTCTGTCAAAGCGGCCTGGCAAGCTGAAAAAGAAATTGTCGATGAAGTTCAGGAAATCAAAAAGAAAATCGATGAATTAAATATTCAAGCTGATCGGGCAGAAAGAGAATCTGATTTTGGGATGGTCGCTAAAATTCGTTATGGCGACATGAAAGAACAGGAGCGCCTCTTGCACGAAGCCGAAGAAAAACTGAAAGCTCTACCCGAAGGAACCCGGTTTACTTCCGATACGGTAACTTCAAACGACATAGCGGGAGTGGTAAGCAAATGGACCGGAATTCCACTCCAGAAAATGTTGATGTCGGAAAAACAGAAATTACTGGATTTGGAATCTGAGTTGGGTAAAAGGGTCATCGGTCAGGCAGAAGCAGTACGAGCGGTCTCCGATGCTGTCAGACGAAGCAGAGCAGGTTTGCAAGATCCCAATCGCCCGATTGGTTCATTTATTTTTCTGGGGCCAACTGGCGTTGGAAAAACAGAATTGGCGAAGGCCCTGGCAGAAGTTTTGTTTGATGATGAGAAAGCCATGACACGTATTGACATGAGTGAATACATGGAGTCACATTCCGTTTCCAGATTGGTCGGAGCTCCTCCGGGGTATGTAGGCTATGACGAAGGAGGGCAATTGACTGAAGCAGTAAGGACCAAACCTTACAGCATTATATTGTTGGATGAAATCGAAAAGGCCCATCATGATACTTTTAATATTTTATTGCAGGTATTGGACGACGGAAGGTTGACCGACAACAAAGGCAGAATTGCCAATTTTAAAAATACCATCATCATCATGACTTCCAATATGGGTTCAGAAATAATCCTCGAAAATTTCGAAGACCTCGAGGCGGTGGGTGACAAACACAGAACTGAAATCATCGAAACGACCCGCATCGAAGTTTTTGAAAAATTAAAGTCAACACTCAGGCCAGAGTTTCTCAATAGAATAGATGACAAAATCATGTTCTTACCACTTACCAGAGAGGAGATCAAAAAAATTGCTAAACTGCAATTGAAAGGATTGACTAAAAATCTGAAAGAGCAGGGTGTTACTTTTGAAATATCCGACAAGGCTTTGGATTTGTTGGCCGATATCGGATTCGAGCCACAGTTTGGAGCTAGACCACTAAAGAGGGTAATCCAAAAAGAAGTCGTCAATGAGCTGGCGAAAATGTTGCTCAGTGGCGAGATCGACAAAGCAGAAAAAATAATCCTGGATGCGGATCAAAAAGGATTCACCTTCAACGGTAAATCTACAGGTGCTCTGGACAAACAAGATGCGGATCGCATCAAAAGACTCAATGATCTTACCAAAGCGACCGAAGATCTTGAAAAAGCAGTTAAAAAACAAAAACCAGCCAAACCGGAGGAGTTGAACTGA
- a CDS encoding gliding motility-associated C-terminal domain-containing protein translates to MLLFFVSYIGQVNSQNHSPCGPSPVPLSEDCSGACVVCDLNGVSARTTNGVQGQSPPGYCTMVVHSMQWLAFVAGSPNLSINVAVSGCTQNNGVEMGIYASMDCSSFNLVSNCNTNMFNNQTWPFTTTTALKPGCVYYLVWDGNGPNSCNVSMTVTAGSTRAPVPNTSGPITGKTLVCAGESASYQIDEIFGACEYEWRVENGSILRENGNQVDVLWDSPGTGKICVKGKNVCHEGNEVCLDVLIGDDSPPTDLGPFYVCPGQFHRIGSQNFGAGITTIPYKNIYGCDSLVHVIVEEILIEDGLLDTTICWPGKLNIGTISIDSSTQFIHRTKSRISPFCDSLVFIDLKIVRLQPVLNKSSDLSCKDTLVLLFVDSTRTDFKDIKNYAWLDPAGDTIAINQNAKVLHPGEYQFVVFSRDSLDFKCPGVFSIQLNGSRKIPELVLEDSIKQCPGEWLTLDSFPIRDLQNSGATLSFHFAQPCDSSNLIPSDTILIDRDSVVFVKASNGICIDELKVPIFLIPKTVVSIPELKICKADTLWFDQININHTGPAPLGINFYSCQDSSCLISQGYWIGHSDTMIWLLPTGVPCPEWSSFAVDVLSISDPDVMIERKLLCTGTALKVKWNTDQNVNYFFQVDTAEAFLISSGFLDSVIAKKGMVNFCLLAQLEHCQIQYCDSIEIRDPPDAPAGYCFSTDSSVSFFWKKDPNFICEVFNLSGQTQAIQTSDSSYYFSGLARGEEALIRVVLRDSLCGDQSIELKCSAIDCPDRNIVQQPPRLICMGDVSDTIHLNPSLDKGPELGRWTFRGTGIRDSSSAVFDLQLAGPGIHTIQISYLEAGCIYSGQQVVVVRRNPLAKFVLDSAICQDSFLLIRFTGRKEDSTMGQWQLDGGFFRPLGKDLFEVKWDKPGKKKIRLRLPEEFCLDEQEQETEVFAPLELPEIQCYATDTSISFYWKKNPRAKNYLITQLKGPNGYQTSDTSFHISVQQPGDTAELRVRILDQGPCGEVESEAVLCSTPLCPPIRLTLDTVIRLCSKQITVLSIHPFLVDSTLPISISGPQLSGHLIHFDRMEEGIHTYHIQYKNGNCAYRDSIQLSKMGVPQINEISFVPIPCSDTDSTGIISVDEIRSGRPPYQFSLNGIPFFFANRFSNLPAGDYQISVVDSNGCKTDTMIQLIAPQKVSIDLGPDLDVLKGTLIEIRSDILGPYSRLMWTGLSPSYCDTCRILRLTAESDLILVAHISNDDGCMDEDEIRIKVRDKNIYAPNTFSPNGDGVNDGFILYGPDETARIRSLEIYDRWGAELFHAENLPLNDPKNGWNGEFNGQKIIPGVYVYTARVIFDDGSVSIFKGSLTLVR, encoded by the coding sequence TTGCTACTTTTTTTTGTGTCTTATATCGGGCAGGTCAATTCTCAAAACCACAGCCCTTGCGGTCCAAGTCCTGTGCCCCTTTCAGAAGATTGTTCAGGGGCATGTGTGGTCTGTGATTTAAATGGAGTTTCAGCCCGAACGACCAATGGAGTACAAGGCCAATCGCCGCCGGGTTATTGCACCATGGTCGTGCACAGCATGCAGTGGCTGGCTTTTGTGGCAGGTTCTCCCAATCTTTCCATCAACGTGGCAGTATCCGGCTGTACCCAAAACAACGGAGTTGAAATGGGTATCTATGCCTCCATGGATTGCAGCAGTTTCAATTTGGTATCCAACTGCAATACCAACATGTTCAACAACCAGACCTGGCCATTTACCACCACAACTGCCCTTAAACCAGGCTGCGTCTATTACCTGGTATGGGATGGCAATGGACCCAATTCTTGCAATGTATCGATGACCGTTACTGCCGGAAGTACAAGAGCACCTGTGCCAAACACAAGTGGCCCGATTACAGGTAAGACACTCGTCTGTGCCGGAGAGTCGGCAAGTTATCAGATAGATGAAATTTTTGGGGCCTGTGAATACGAATGGCGTGTGGAAAATGGTAGCATACTTAGAGAAAATGGCAACCAGGTGGATGTCCTTTGGGATTCCCCGGGTACAGGAAAAATATGTGTTAAGGGAAAAAATGTTTGCCATGAGGGAAATGAAGTTTGCCTGGATGTATTGATCGGGGACGATTCTCCCCCCACCGATCTGGGTCCATTTTATGTTTGTCCCGGTCAGTTTCACAGGATTGGATCGCAAAATTTTGGAGCAGGAATAACGACCATACCATATAAAAATATTTATGGATGTGACAGCCTGGTCCATGTAATCGTTGAAGAAATATTGATTGAAGATGGACTTTTAGACACCACCATTTGCTGGCCTGGAAAACTCAATATTGGCACAATCTCCATTGACAGCAGCACGCAGTTTATCCACCGCACCAAATCCAGGATTTCTCCTTTTTGCGATTCTCTTGTTTTTATTGATTTGAAGATTGTCCGTTTGCAGCCTGTTTTAAATAAATCCAGTGATTTGAGTTGTAAGGACACCCTGGTTTTGTTGTTTGTAGACTCCACGCGCACAGATTTTAAAGACATCAAAAATTACGCCTGGCTGGATCCTGCAGGTGACACGATTGCGATCAACCAAAACGCGAAAGTGCTTCATCCGGGAGAATATCAATTTGTCGTTTTTTCCAGGGACAGTTTGGATTTCAAATGTCCGGGTGTTTTCAGCATTCAGCTTAACGGCTCCCGAAAAATACCGGAATTGGTGTTAGAGGATAGCATAAAGCAATGCCCGGGTGAATGGTTGACACTGGACTCTTTTCCGATACGCGATTTGCAGAATTCGGGCGCTACACTGAGTTTTCACTTTGCCCAACCTTGTGACTCATCCAATCTGATTCCTTCGGACACCATTTTAATAGACCGGGACAGTGTCGTTTTTGTGAAAGCATCCAACGGGATTTGCATCGATGAATTGAAGGTACCGATATTTCTCATACCTAAAACTGTTGTAAGCATTCCCGAACTCAAAATATGTAAAGCAGATACATTATGGTTTGACCAAATAAATATAAACCATACCGGACCGGCACCCCTTGGTATAAATTTTTACAGTTGTCAGGACAGCAGTTGCTTGATTTCCCAAGGGTATTGGATCGGTCATTCGGATACGATGATTTGGTTGTTGCCCACAGGAGTCCCTTGTCCTGAATGGTCCTCCTTTGCAGTCGATGTGCTTTCCATTTCTGATCCGGACGTCATGATTGAAAGAAAACTTTTGTGTACGGGAACAGCTTTGAAAGTCAAATGGAATACGGATCAAAATGTAAATTATTTTTTTCAAGTGGATACTGCGGAAGCGTTTCTTATTTCTTCCGGTTTTTTGGACAGCGTTATTGCAAAAAAAGGGATGGTAAATTTTTGTCTTCTCGCTCAATTGGAACATTGTCAAATTCAGTATTGCGATTCCATCGAAATCAGAGATCCTCCGGATGCACCTGCGGGATATTGTTTTTCCACAGACAGCAGTGTGTCTTTCTTTTGGAAAAAAGATCCGAATTTTATTTGCGAGGTGTTTAATCTGAGCGGACAGACTCAGGCCATCCAAACCTCTGATTCCAGTTATTACTTTTCGGGACTGGCCAGGGGAGAGGAGGCTTTGATCCGGGTCGTTCTCAGAGACAGTCTCTGTGGAGACCAGAGTATCGAACTCAAATGTTCAGCCATCGATTGCCCTGATCGCAATATTGTGCAGCAACCGCCCAGATTGATTTGTATGGGGGATGTTTCTGACACCATTCATCTGAATCCCAGTTTGGATAAGGGCCCTGAATTGGGGCGCTGGACATTCAGAGGAACAGGTATCAGAGACAGCAGTTCAGCAGTTTTTGACCTTCAGTTGGCAGGACCCGGAATCCATACCATTCAGATCAGTTATTTAGAAGCGGGCTGTATTTATTCAGGACAACAAGTGGTAGTTGTAAGACGAAACCCCTTGGCAAAATTTGTATTGGACAGTGCCATCTGCCAGGATTCTTTTTTGTTGATCCGATTTACGGGTCGGAAAGAAGACAGCACCATGGGTCAATGGCAATTGGATGGCGGTTTTTTTCGACCATTGGGTAAAGATCTTTTTGAAGTAAAATGGGACAAGCCCGGAAAGAAAAAAATCAGACTTAGATTGCCGGAAGAATTTTGTTTGGATGAACAAGAGCAGGAAACGGAAGTTTTTGCTCCACTTGAACTTCCCGAAATTCAGTGTTACGCTACTGACACTTCCATTTCTTTTTATTGGAAAAAAAATCCGCGTGCAAAAAATTACCTCATCACCCAGTTGAAGGGCCCCAATGGATATCAAACCAGTGATACCAGTTTTCACATCAGCGTTCAGCAACCAGGCGACACGGCAGAACTAAGGGTCAGGATTTTGGATCAGGGTCCCTGCGGTGAGGTAGAATCAGAAGCGGTTTTGTGTTCAACTCCTCTTTGTCCGCCAATCCGGTTGACATTGGATACGGTCATCAGGCTTTGTTCAAAACAAATCACCGTCTTGTCAATCCATCCTTTTCTTGTTGATTCAACTTTGCCCATCAGCATTTCAGGTCCGCAATTGTCTGGTCATCTGATCCACTTTGACAGAATGGAAGAAGGAATTCATACTTATCACATTCAATACAAAAATGGAAATTGCGCTTACAGAGATAGCATTCAACTCAGTAAAATGGGGGTTCCGCAAATAAATGAAATCAGCTTTGTGCCGATACCCTGCTCGGACACTGACAGCACCGGAATAATCTCGGTTGATGAAATTCGAAGTGGGCGTCCTCCCTATCAATTTTCTTTGAATGGAATTCCATTTTTCTTTGCAAACAGATTTTCAAATTTACCAGCCGGTGATTATCAGATCTCCGTAGTAGATTCAAACGGATGTAAGACAGATACCATGATTCAGTTGATTGCTCCACAAAAAGTGAGCATTGATCTTGGGCCTGATTTGGATGTGCTGAAAGGAACACTCATCGAAATCAGATCCGACATTCTGGGTCCATATTCGAGATTAATGTGGACCGGACTTTCTCCTAGCTATTGCGATACCTGCAGAATACTGAGATTGACTGCAGAATCCGATTTGATTTTGGTGGCACATATTTCCAATGACGATGGATGCATGGATGAAGATGAAATAAGAATAAAGGTGCGTGATAAAAATATTTACGCACCCAATACTTTTTCTCCCAACGGAGATGGTGTCAATGATGGATTCATTCTGTATGGACCTGATGAAACAGCCCGCATTCGAAGCCTTGAGATTTACGATCGATGGGGAGCAGAATTATTTCATGCAGAGAATCTCCCCTTAAATGATCCTAAAAATGGATGGAATGGAGAATTCAATGGTCAAAAAATAATACCTGGAGTGTATGTTTATACCGCAAGGGTCATTTTTGACGACGGATCTGTTTCCATTTTCAAGGGGTCGCTCACTTTGGTTCGGTAG